The window AGGTCGCAGGTCGCATCGACCACCAAGCCGATCCGCATGGCTTACTCCTATGGCCGTATCCCGGCCTATTGTTGTGTGAACGCGGTCATACAATGCCCGTTTCAGACCCTTAAGTCAGCATGCGGAAAGGTGGGTCTCGGAAAAGATTTGTAAACGCCTAGGACGGGGCTTTCAGAGCATTCATACAATTTATGAATCGTCATAATCCAGACGCAGATTACCAGGGAGAGAGCCTCACCTCTGGGAACGGAGCTTGTCCACGAAATCCGCGGCGCAGGAACTCAATGCCATAGGGAAAGACCAGGGCCGCCCGCCCCAACACCGGCCCTGCCGGCTGATCGCGGATAAGATCCGCTCCTACGCGAGCCGAAACCACGGAGCCGACCTGTAGGAGCGAGCTTGCTCGCGAACATGCCCCGCAGCGGAGGTTGGTTCGCGAGCAAGCTCGCTCCTACGAAAAGCCAAAAGCCCCTGGCACCGTCGGCGCCAGGGGCTTTTTCACATCAGGTCTCGAATCAGGCCAGCGACATCAACGCATCACGGCTGAACGGCTTGATATCGGCCAGGCGGCCATCGCGCACTTTCAGCGCCCAGTCCGGGTCGACCAGCAGCGCACGGCCGACGGCGACCAGGTCGAACTCTTCCTTGTTCAGGCGCTCCAGCAGACCCTCGATGCCCGAAGGCTGGGCGACTTCCTGGGTGTTGCCGAAGAAGGCCAGGAACTCGCTGCCGTCCAGGCCGACGTTACCGACGGTGATGGTCGGCTTGCCGGTGAGCTGGCGGGTCCAGCCAGCCAGGTTGAGCTCGGAGCCTTCGAATTCAGGAATCCAGAAGCGGCGGGTCGAGCAGTGGAAGATATCCACACCGGCGTCCGATAGCGGCTTGAGGAAGGCTTCCAGCTCCTCGGCGGTCTGCACCAGACGGGCGCTGTAGTCCTGCTGCTTCCACTGGGAGAAGCGGAAGATGATCGGGTAGTCGGGGCCGACAGCCTCGCGCACGGCGCGGATCAGCTCGATGGCGAAGCGCGAGCGGTTGGCCAGGCTGCCGCCGTATTCGTCGGTGCGCTTGTTGCTGCCGTCCCAGAAGAACTGGTCGATCAGGTAGCCGTGGGCGCCGTGGATTTCCACACCGTCCATGCCGATGGCCTTGGCGTCGCGGGCGGCCTGGGCAAAGGCGGCGATGACGTCCTGGATGTCTTGCTTGGTCATCTCATGGACCAGCACGGTGCCGTCCTTTTCCTTGCCGCTGGGGCCGTAGCCCGGGACGCTGGCGTCCGGTTCGGTGCCCAGGCGGCGCACGGCGCCGACAT of the Pseudomonas sp. PSE14 genome contains:
- a CDS encoding NADH:flavin oxidoreductase, which produces MTASVDTLFSPFRLGDLELPTRIVMAPMTRNFSPGGVPHAQVVEYYRRRAAAGVGLIVTEGTTVNHKAANGYPNVPRFHGEDALAGWKQVVDAVHAEGGKIVPQLWHVGAVRRLGTEPDASVPGYGPSGKEKDGTVLVHEMTKQDIQDVIAAFAQAARDAKAIGMDGVEIHGAHGYLIDQFFWDGSNKRTDEYGGSLANRSRFAIELIRAVREAVGPDYPIIFRFSQWKQQDYSARLVQTAEELEAFLKPLSDAGVDIFHCSTRRFWIPEFEGSELNLAGWTRQLTGKPTITVGNVGLDGSEFLAFFGNTQEVAQPSGIEGLLERLNKEEFDLVAVGRALLVDPDWALKVRDGRLADIKPFSRDALMSLA